In Elusimicrobiota bacterium, the DNA window TCTCAATAGCTTCAAATACTATCGGGGCATCTTCTTTAAAACGGATATCCAAGACCGGCCCGTTAATCCTTATTACTACGCCCTGATCTTTTGTTAGGTTATTGTTCCCGTTCATAAATATTCCTCGATTTTGTATTAAATGTTAAGTGATAAGAATTAAGTGACCCGATAGGGTCATTCCCGAATGTCCCTATCGGGAATCTATTTCCAAAATACTGGATCCCCAATTATCCGCCGCGGCGGACGGGGATGACTTCTAACCAGATGTTGCTTACCCCTTATCCCTTACCACTGATTCTAAGCAAACTGGTTATTTGACTGGTCCAGTATTTCATTTGTAATTTTTTCCTGACGCAATTTATTAAAATTAAGCGTCAAATATTCAGTGATTTCTATGGCGTTTTCTTTAGCGTTGCGCATTGCAGTCATACGCGCGGCCTGCTCCGAGGTAAATGCCTGAATAAATGCATTATAGAATTTTACTTCCAAATAATACGGCATAAGTTCATAAACCATGTTGCGAATCCCTGTTTCAAAAATATAGGGAAGCTCTCGCGTTACTAAATCCTTCTGAGGCTCTATGGGCAAAAGCTTATAAACAATGGGACGCTGAATCATTAAATTTTTGAATTCGCTGAAAATAACTAAAACCTCGGATACCTTTCTTTCAATATAATATTCTTTTGCGATTTCTAAAATAGGATAAATAAACGAATATGAAGGAAAAGAAGTCCCCATCGGAAAAGACGCAATAAGATTAAAGTCATATCGCGCGGAAAAAGTTTCAACTTTTTTCCCTATTGTTATCAAGTAATTATTTCTGTTCCCGTAATCAATTAATTTTCCAAATAGATTTCCCGGAAGCCCGCCGCATAATCCTTTATCCGGAGAAATCGCGATTATCAGTTTTTTTGTAGAAGGATTTTTTGTCAAAAAAGGGTGCT includes these proteins:
- the atpG gene encoding ATP synthase F1 subunit gamma; this translates as MPENPQVIKKRINTAVNISQIARAMEMISASKIRKAEKAVINNRPYSEKITYIVSRFLSNKDTHELQHPFLTKNPSTKKLIIAISPDKGLCGGLPGNLFGKLIDYGNRNNYLITIGKKVETFSARYDFNLIASFPMGTSFPSYSFIYPILEIAKEYYIERKVSEVLVIFSEFKNLMIQRPIVYKLLPIEPQKDLVTRELPYIFETGIRNMVYELMPYYLEVKFYNAFIQAFTSEQAARMTAMRNAKENAIEITEYLTLNFNKLRQEKITNEILDQSNNQFA